The genomic interval ATCAGCATGCCTGACTCGATCCGCATCCTCATTGTGGACGATCACGCCGTCGTCCGCAAAGGGTTGGCGATGGTTCTTCGTTTGGAACCAGATCTGGATGTGGTGGGCGATGCGGAGAACGGACGAGTCGGCTTGGAAACCGCGCTAAGCCTCCATCCTGATATCGCTCTTGTGGATCTGGTCATGCCTGAAATGGATGGGCAGGCGATGGCGCTCGCGTTGCGAAAATCGGATCCACAAATAAAGATCATGATGTTGACCGGTACAGAAGTGGATGACCGCGTGTTCGACCTCCTCTCTGTTGGCATCGAAGGCTACGTGTTCAAAAATATCGAACCTGCCGAACTGGTGCGCGCCATCCATGCGGTGGTAAATGGAGAGGCATACTTGCATCCTGCTGTCATGAAAAAAGTGTTGGGGAAAATTCAACCGCAGATCGCGCCGTTTCTTTTGCTTACACCGCGCGAAATGGAAATCCTTGATTGGATGGCGACCCCCAACACGTATAAGCAAATCGCTGTTCAATTGGGCGTCAGCGAGGAAACGGTGCGTAGTCATGCCAAGAATATCCTCGAGAAGATGAAACAGCCCAACCGGACCCAGGCGGTACTTTCCGCTATGAAAATGAAGTTGATCAAGTTGAACGGGTAATACTAGATACTTACCCTGCTGCCCGCTTCGGACGAACACGAAGCGTGCAACGCCTCCGCCAAATGCGCGGACTGGATCGCCGCTTTAGGAATTTTTTTCGCGCAATCACTTCAAGATCGCATTCACCGTATCATCCAACGACAGCGCGTTCGCAGAGACGCGCTGTTTTTGTTTCGCGCGCAGCTCCCGCGCGCGTTGACGGGTTTCCTGAGTCGCTGCGGGGTGATTCAGGATGAGGGTCAGCCACCCAGCCGCAACGCTTGTGTCGAGCCGCGTCGAGACATCGGGAGAGAGGCGGGATTCGAGTTGGGCGAGTCCCGCGAGGTTCAGCAGCATCAGCGGGGCGGAGTTGATTCGGCGCGCGTGTCGCAGTGAGTCCAGGTAAATTGTTTTCGCTTCGGTTTCATCGCCTGAGAGCAGGGTCGCATCGGCGAGATAGGTGAGGGTGATGGAAATGTCCCAGCCTTCGAAGTATTCGCCGAAGACCTCGAGACTCTTTTGGAAGCAATCGCGCGCTTCGTCGTATTGACCGTCGGCGAGCATGGCGAGGCCGAGATAACGATGCGCCGTGCCTTTGCCCCAGCGGTTTTGCGTCTGCTCGCACAGGGCGATGCTCTCGCGCATGGATGCTTTCGCTTCTTCATATTTTTTGAGCGCGATCTGCGTATCTACAAGAAAGTTCAAGCCGAGCGAAATGGAATGTGGGTCGCCGATTTTGCGGAAGAGCGCGAGACCTTCGATCATTTGATCGTAGCCCTTTTGACAATCGCCCATCAAACTGTCCACGTGACCGAGATTGTAAATGCCATAGGCGGTGAACCAGTCGTCTTTTATCGCGCGGGCGTAAGCCAGTCCCTCGACGATCTGCGCTTTGGCTTCGAGATAATCGCCGTTGAGATGTTTGAGCGCGCCGCTGAAAATGAGCGCGTCGGCGAGGATGGATTGCGCGTCCACTGAACGAAGAAGGTCAATACCCTGATCATAATGTCCCTGCGCTTGCGCGAATTGCCCGCTGCGGAAATACAGCAAGCCCTGTTGCACATAACACGCGCCGAGAGTCCTGATGGCTTGCGCGCCGCGTTCCTGTTCGTTCAGCGCCTTAGCGAGCAGCGCCAGTTGCGTGATGCCGTCGCGGATCATGCCTGAGACTTCGTAATACCAGCCAAAGGCGCGGACGGATCTCCCAAGCGTTTCAAACTTTTTATTGTTGACGCCCCACTCCCATGCGGCGCGCAGGTTATCCAACTCGGCGGTCATTTCGCGCATGGAGATTTGTTGTAACGCGCTTTTCAATTTCGATTCATATTCGGCGGCAAAATTTAAATAGAAGTCGCTGTGACGATCGCAGGTCTGGCAGCAACACGGCTCGGCTTCTTCGAGATGGGAATAGGCATATTGACGAATCGCTTCGTGCAGACTGTATCGTCCCGACTCATCCCGCATCACCAGCGACTTTGAGACGAGCGACGACAACTGAGGCAGATTCGCCCCCGCGACTTTTTCCGCCGCAGTTCGGTCGAAGCCGCCGTGAAAGATGGAGAGTCGGCTGAGCGCGTCGCGCTCCGCATCGGAGATGAGCCGCCATGAATGGTCGAAGGAGGCTCGTAAGGAGCGATGCCGTTCGGGGATGTTGCGCATGGACGTGGCGAGGAAATCCATGTTCGATTCGATCTCGCGGGCGATCTCCGCGCAGGCGAGCATGCCCGTCCATGCCGCGGCGAGTTCGAGCGCGAGCGGAATCCCCTCCAGCAGTTGGCAGATGCGGAAGAGCGCGGGCTTGTCCGCGTCGGTCAATTGGAATTTGGGGTTGATGCGCCGCGCCGAGTTGACGAACAACGCGGGCGCGCTGTACTCTTCCATTTGATCGAGGTGTTCCAGCGGCGGCACGGGCAAGCCGCGCAGGTCGAACATCCACTCGCCTTGCAGGTTGAGCCGTTCGCGCGAGGTGCAAAGAATTTTGATCGTTGCAAATCGCTGGAGAATCTCGGCGATTAAATCTGTCGCAACGGATGACTCTCCCAGCAGGTGTTCGAGATTATCCAACGCCAGCAACGCTGGTTGATTCGCCGTCCGCGCGAGGTGATTGAATAATTGTTCCTTCGTGTCGAGCGGTCCTGAAAATGAAAAGGAGAACGCGTCGGCAATCGCGGGGATGATCAGGTCGGGGGTTTTGATGGAAGCCAGCGCCACGTAATAGACTCCGCCTGGGAATGAATCGCGCTGACGGATCGCAAACTCGATCCCAAGCCGCGTCTTGCCGATTCCACCTTGACCAGTGAGGCTGACGAGGCGGCATTCGGGATTCGCCAGCAGGTGACGGATTCCGTCGAGTTCGGATTCGCGTCCGATCAACGGCGTGGGCGGGATGGGGACGTTCGTTTTTGGGGGCGGGGAAAGGATCGGGGAAACAGAAGCCAGCCCAACGTCAGATTTGAGGCGGCGGGCGATCCGCAAAAAAGTTTCGCGCTCGTTCGTCGGAATCTCCAGCGCGTCTGCCAGCAACTCCGCGATCTGCATCGAGGGGCGGCGTTCTTCCGATTCGATTTTTTCGATGGTGGCGAGCGAGCATCCGACGCGGTCTGCCAGGGCGCTCTGCGTGAGGTCGAGCGCTTTGCGGCGTTTCTTTAGCCAGAGACCGAAGGGCAGGTCTTCGCTCATATGAGCATTTTAATTTATTTTGGGATTTTGTACGGCTTTTTGTACGGGCAACTCTGACCAAACGAGATAGGGAGAATGCTTTAATGCGAGTATGGCAAAGGAGAATCTCATGGCTAAAAATATCACCAAGATCGCATTGAAAGGCGTTGCGCTTGCGATGGGCGTTGCCGTCATTGTAATGTCCACGCTCAAGACGCTGGATGTCAACACGAGCGTGTCCATGCTCGGCATGGGACTCGCCGCGCTGGCGCTCGTGAGTTTGCAGGACAACTGACTTAAACACAAAGGGCACCAAGGGTCACGAAGGGTTGTCCTGAGCCTATCGAAAGCTAAACAGATTCAATCCCTTTGTGTACTTCGTGTCCTTCGTGGTTGAAGAGAATTTTTACAGAACCAAAAGGAGTACCCATGAAAACCATCTCGCTCGAATCGACGCCCGTCGCAAAAACATCTTCATTCAAATCGTTGCTGGCTGTGTTCTTTCAATGGCTTGGCGCGTCCGTCGGCTTCATCGCCAGCATGATCATTGCGGACATGCTTTCTCCGCTCCCCGCGTTCATCATGCAGGAGATTCCCGAATCAGGATTCATGCCGCAGGGCGCGGCGATGCTCTTCACTGGCGCTGTCATCGCGGCTGTCCTGTTGTGGGCGGCACGGCGTTCCAGCCTAAAGAGATTTGCGCTTTTCGGTCAATTGTTCGTCCTCTTGTTCGGCGCGCAAACTTTCCAGACGCAAATCGAGACGGGTTATTTCATCTCCGCCTTTCCGCTTTTGCACGGCAACTTTGAGTTGTATCACATCATCCTGCGCGGCGCGATCTCGTCCGCTCTCTTCGTCCTTTTGCTCGTTTGGATGACGGGCGGATTCTCGCGCAAGGAACGCGCTTCAACAAACTTCACCGTCGTTGCGGATAAGACAGTCAAGGCAGGCGCGTGGCTGGCAGGGATTTACTTCATCATTTACCTGCTGTTCGGATATTACGTCGCATGGCAGTCGCAGGAACTGCGCCTCTTCTACGGAGGTCCCGCCGAGTTGAATTCCTTTTCGAATCAGATTCTGACTACGTTGATGTCGAAGCCTGAGATGCCCTTCTTCCAATATGCCCGCGGCTTTGTCTGGATTTTGTGCCTGATTCCGCTCTTCAAAGGTTTCTCTGGCGGACGCGTGGAACTGGTCGCGCTTTCCGCGTTCGCGCTCGCATTGCTTCCCACCGCGCAGTTGTCGTTTGCCAATCCGCTCATGCCTGCGGAAATTAGCCTGTC from Candidatus Defluviilinea gracilis carries:
- a CDS encoding response regulator transcription factor encodes the protein MPDSIRILIVDDHAVVRKGLAMVLRLEPDLDVVGDAENGRVGLETALSLHPDIALVDLVMPEMDGQAMALALRKSDPQIKIMMLTGTEVDDRVFDLLSVGIEGYVFKNIEPAELVRAIHAVVNGEAYLHPAVMKKVLGKIQPQIAPFLLLTPREMEILDWMATPNTYKQIAVQLGVSEETVRSHAKNILEKMKQPNRTQAVLSAMKMKLIKLNG
- a CDS encoding tetratricopeptide repeat protein, whose translation is MSEDLPFGLWLKKRRKALDLTQSALADRVGCSLATIEKIESEERRPSMQIAELLADALEIPTNERETFLRIARRLKSDVGLASVSPILSPPPKTNVPIPPTPLIGRESELDGIRHLLANPECRLVSLTGQGGIGKTRLGIEFAIRQRDSFPGGVYYVALASIKTPDLIIPAIADAFSFSFSGPLDTKEQLFNHLARTANQPALLALDNLEHLLGESSVATDLIAEILQRFATIKILCTSRERLNLQGEWMFDLRGLPVPPLEHLDQMEEYSAPALFVNSARRINPKFQLTDADKPALFRICQLLEGIPLALELAAAWTGMLACAEIAREIESNMDFLATSMRNIPERHRSLRASFDHSWRLISDAERDALSRLSIFHGGFDRTAAEKVAGANLPQLSSLVSKSLVMRDESGRYSLHEAIRQYAYSHLEEAEPCCCQTCDRHSDFYLNFAAEYESKLKSALQQISMREMTAELDNLRAAWEWGVNNKKFETLGRSVRAFGWYYEVSGMIRDGITQLALLAKALNEQERGAQAIRTLGACYVQQGLLYFRSGQFAQAQGHYDQGIDLLRSVDAQSILADALIFSGALKHLNGDYLEAKAQIVEGLAYARAIKDDWFTAYGIYNLGHVDSLMGDCQKGYDQMIEGLALFRKIGDPHSISLGLNFLVDTQIALKKYEEAKASMRESIALCEQTQNRWGKGTAHRYLGLAMLADGQYDEARDCFQKSLEVFGEYFEGWDISITLTYLADATLLSGDETEAKTIYLDSLRHARRINSAPLMLLNLAGLAQLESRLSPDVSTRLDTSVAAGWLTLILNHPAATQETRQRARELRAKQKQRVSANALSLDDTVNAILK